The Shewanella sp. NFH-SH190041 genome has a window encoding:
- a CDS encoding serine hydrolase, which yields MMNFVKGPLKALLLVTGISCAAASVAAPMVIPDAPDVAAKAYVLMDYQTGKVIAEKNAHESLNPASLTKMMTSYVIGQELKNGNISPDDEVTVSKNAWAKNFPDSSKMFIEVGSKVKVSQLNQGIIVQSGNDACVAMAEHIAGTEGAFVDLMNSWAKQLGLHGTHFENAHGLNAKNHKSTAYDMALLGAALIRDVPNEYHIYSEKSFTYNGIKQYNRNGLLWDKSMHVDGIKTGHTSAAGYNLVSSATKDGMRLISVVMGTKSEQARKAESKKLLNYGFRFFETVTPYKAGDTFTTARVWYGDKPEVKLGVLTDTPITIYRGQAKNLKANFELTKELKAPLAKGETVGRIYFQLDGKDVAQFPLVTLEPIHEGSWFSKLMDYFKQLFASWFN from the coding sequence ATGATGAATTTTGTGAAAGGTCCCTTAAAAGCTTTACTCCTGGTTACAGGCATTTCCTGTGCAGCCGCCAGCGTTGCCGCTCCCATGGTTATTCCGGATGCACCGGATGTGGCAGCCAAAGCTTATGTGCTGATGGATTATCAGACAGGTAAAGTGATTGCCGAAAAAAATGCCCACGAAAGCCTAAACCCAGCTAGTTTGACTAAGATGATGACCAGTTATGTGATTGGTCAGGAACTGAAAAACGGCAACATCTCCCCTGATGATGAAGTAACAGTATCCAAAAATGCTTGGGCAAAAAATTTCCCTGACTCATCTAAAATGTTCATTGAAGTTGGTTCCAAGGTGAAAGTGTCACAGCTGAACCAAGGTATTATTGTTCAGTCTGGTAATGATGCCTGTGTGGCAATGGCTGAGCACATTGCTGGCACTGAAGGCGCATTTGTTGATCTGATGAACTCTTGGGCTAAGCAACTGGGCCTGCACGGTACCCATTTTGAAAATGCCCACGGCTTGAATGCCAAAAATCACAAAAGTACCGCCTATGATATGGCGCTGCTAGGTGCGGCATTAATCCGCGATGTACCCAATGAGTACCATATTTACAGCGAAAAGTCCTTTACCTATAACGGTATTAAACAGTACAACCGTAACGGTCTGCTGTGGGATAAATCCATGCATGTTGACGGTATCAAAACCGGTCATACCTCTGCTGCCGGTTATAACTTGGTAAGCTCTGCCACAAAAGATGGCATGCGTCTGATCTCCGTGGTCATGGGCACCAAGAGTGAACAAGCGCGTAAGGCTGAAAGCAAGAAGCTGCTGAATTATGGTTTCCGCTTCTTTGAAACCGTAACCCCTTACAAAGCAGGCGATACTTTCACTACCGCTCGCGTATGGTATGGCGATAAGCCTGAAGTCAAGCTGGGTGTGCTGACTGATACCCCTATCACCATCTACCGTGGCCAAGCGAAAAACCTGAAAGCCAATTTTGAGCTGACCAAAGAGCTGAAAGCCCCGCTGGCTAAAGGCGAAACTGTTGGTCGTATCTACTTCCAACTGGACGGTAAAGATGTTGCCCAGTTCCCACTGGTGACCTTAGAGCCTATCCATGAAGGCAGCTGGTTCAGCAAGCTGATGGATTACTTCAAGCAACTGTTTGCCAGCTGGTTTAATTAA
- the ybeD gene encoding DUF493 family protein YbeD has protein sequence MTNTDLNTRFEDLMEFPASFPFKVVGTADEQLADKVVAVVQRHVPGDYSPATKISSKGTYYSVTIRVTVQSKEEIETLYTELAAIEGVKRVL, from the coding sequence ATGACAAATACAGATCTAAATACCCGCTTTGAAGACTTGATGGAATTTCCAGCATCATTTCCTTTCAAAGTTGTCGGCACCGCTGATGAACAACTGGCTGATAAAGTCGTGGCTGTGGTTCAGCGCCATGTACCAGGTGATTACTCTCCTGCGACCAAAATATCCAGCAAAGGCACTTATTACTCAGTGACTATTCGCGTCACAGTACAGAGTAAAGAAGAGATTGAAACCCTGTATACCGAACTGGCAGCGATTGAAGGGGTAAAACGGGTACTCTAA